In Janibacter sp. CX7, a single genomic region encodes these proteins:
- a CDS encoding peptidylprolyl isomerase, translating into MTRRAAALAASAVLALAGCGSDDGSGDGAGAGGASGAETTAISGETECPPEGGAEVRATSFEQAPPMCIDEAKTYTATMTTDAGEVTIELDAKQAPKTVNNFVVLARYKYYDGLTFHRVIKDFMAQGGDPSGDGSGGPGYEFDDELPQQGDYEIGSVAMANAGANTNGSQFFIITGDAGVQLPPSYSLFGKVTKGMDAVETIEADGSAGDGAPAKVHTIESVTIAEK; encoded by the coding sequence ATGACCCGACGTGCAGCCGCCCTCGCCGCCTCCGCCGTGCTCGCCCTCGCCGGGTGCGGCTCCGACGACGGGTCGGGGGACGGGGCCGGGGCCGGCGGGGCGTCTGGCGCCGAGACCACGGCGATCAGCGGCGAGACCGAGTGCCCGCCGGAGGGCGGGGCCGAGGTGCGTGCCACGAGCTTCGAGCAGGCGCCGCCGATGTGCATCGACGAGGCGAAGACCTACACCGCGACGATGACCACCGACGCCGGTGAGGTGACGATCGAGCTCGACGCGAAGCAGGCGCCGAAGACGGTCAACAACTTCGTCGTGCTCGCGCGCTACAAGTACTACGACGGGCTGACCTTCCACCGGGTCATCAAGGACTTCATGGCGCAGGGCGGCGACCCGTCGGGCGACGGCAGCGGCGGGCCCGGCTACGAGTTCGACGACGAGCTGCCGCAGCAGGGCGACTACGAGATCGGGTCGGTCGCCATGGCCAATGCCGGCGCGAACACCAACGGCTCGCAGTTCTTCATCATCACCGGCGACGCGGGCGTGCAGCTGCCGCCGAGCTACAGCCTCTTCGGCAAGGTGACGAAGGGGATGGATGCGGTCGAGACGATCGAGGCCGACGGGTCCGCCGGCGACGGCGCCCCGGCCAAGGTGCACACCATCGAGAGCGTGACGATCGCGGAGAAGTAG
- a CDS encoding nitronate monooxygenase family protein, producing MIAITDLLGTTHPIISAPMAGVAGGRLAHAVSAAGGLGMIGARGTSSPEWIAEQAAIAGEGASPFGIGLMAWVPQLDEQIDAITSLAGLSRPKLVSVSFGELVEPVRRLHEWGLLVACQVGNAADLEQAIEARADVIVARGGEGGGHGRDEVATDDLLAMALAATDRPVLAAGGISTAADVARVMGAGAAGVWCGTTFLTCVEADNSPAARAALVAADATRWSRVHDVAQDLAWPREFGGRAVDTPFVQRWAGDEDAMTDAARAEHADGRERGDTGYTPLYAGVGVDRLTAETDAASVVRSLVDGI from the coding sequence ATGATCGCCATCACCGACCTGCTCGGCACGACCCACCCGATCATCAGCGCCCCCATGGCCGGGGTCGCCGGCGGCCGCCTCGCGCACGCCGTCTCGGCGGCGGGCGGGCTCGGCATGATCGGCGCCCGCGGCACCTCGTCGCCGGAGTGGATCGCCGAGCAGGCGGCGATCGCGGGAGAGGGGGCCTCCCCCTTCGGCATCGGGCTCATGGCGTGGGTGCCGCAGCTCGACGAGCAGATCGACGCGATCACCTCGCTCGCCGGCCTGTCCCGGCCCAAGCTCGTGTCGGTCTCCTTCGGCGAGCTCGTCGAACCTGTCCGCCGCCTGCACGAGTGGGGCCTGCTCGTCGCCTGCCAGGTCGGCAACGCGGCCGATCTCGAGCAGGCGATCGAGGCGCGCGCTGACGTCATCGTCGCCCGCGGTGGCGAAGGGGGCGGACACGGGCGTGACGAGGTGGCCACCGACGACCTGCTCGCGATGGCCCTGGCCGCGACCGACCGCCCCGTGCTCGCCGCGGGCGGCATCTCGACCGCCGCCGACGTCGCCCGGGTCATGGGTGCTGGCGCTGCCGGCGTGTGGTGCGGCACCACCTTCCTCACCTGCGTCGAGGCCGACAACTCGCCAGCGGCGCGGGCCGCGCTCGTCGCCGCCGACGCCACCCGCTGGTCCCGCGTGCACGATGTCGCGCAGGACCTCGCGTGGCCGCGGGAGTTCGGCGGACGGGCGGTGGACACCCCCTTCGTCCAGCGGTGGGCCGGTGACGAGGACGCGATGACCGACGCCGCCCGCGCCGAGCACGCCGACGGCCGGGAGCGCGGCGACACCGGTTACACCCCGCTCTACGCCGGGGTGGGTGTCGACCGGCTCACCGCCGAGACCGACGCAGCGAGCGTTGTGCGGTCCCTCGTGGACGGCATTTGA
- a CDS encoding FMN reductase encodes MSRSVVVITAGLSSPSSTRLLADQLADATRAAVGGRGESVDIEFVELRELAVEMAQTMVSGNRPTPGLEAVQAKVDAADGLIAVTPVFTASYSGLFKTFVDLLDKDALIGKPVLVAATAGTPRHSLVLEHAMRPLFAYLRAVVVPTAVFAATEDFGGDADLERRVHRAAGELAALVVAEHTGVAGFAPTGDEASGPLAPVTDFSQLLRGHDGS; translated from the coding sequence ATGAGCAGGTCCGTCGTCGTCATCACCGCTGGGCTCTCGTCGCCCTCGAGCACCCGGCTGCTCGCCGACCAGCTCGCCGACGCCACCCGCGCCGCCGTGGGCGGGCGCGGCGAGTCGGTCGACATCGAGTTCGTCGAGCTGCGCGAGCTGGCCGTCGAGATGGCCCAGACGATGGTCTCGGGCAACCGGCCGACGCCGGGCCTGGAGGCGGTCCAGGCCAAGGTCGACGCCGCCGACGGCCTGATCGCCGTGACGCCCGTCTTCACCGCGAGCTACTCCGGCCTCTTCAAGACCTTCGTAGACCTGCTCGACAAGGACGCGCTCATCGGCAAGCCGGTGCTCGTCGCGGCCACCGCGGGCACGCCCCGGCACAGCCTCGTGCTCGAGCACGCGATGCGCCCGCTCTTCGCCTACCTGCGCGCGGTCGTCGTGCCGACCGCGGTCTTCGCCGCGACCGAGGACTTCGGTGGCGACGCCGACCTCGAGCGCCGCGTGCACCGCGCGGCCGGCGAGCTCGCCGCCCTGGTCGTCGCCGAGCACACCGGAGTCGCCGGCTTCGCGCCCACGGGTGACGAGGCGAGCGGCCCGCTGGCCCCGGTGACCGACTTCAGCCAGCTGCTGCGCGGGCACGACGGGAGCTGA
- a CDS encoding LLM class flavin-dependent oxidoreductase, whose translation MQFGLFSVGDVTMDPTTGRTPSEGERIHAMTQIALKAEEVGLDVFATGEHHNPPFVPSAPTTHLAYIAAKTERLKLSTATTLITTTDPVRIAEDYAFLQHLSGGRVDLMMGRGNTGPVYPWFGKDIRQGIPLAIENYHLLRRLWREQNVTWKGQFRTPLQGFTATPAPLDGVAPFVWHGSIRSTEIAEQAAFYGDGFFHNNIFWNIEHTAQMVGLYRQRFEHYGHGDASQAIVGLGGQAFMADTEAEAKRVFRPYFDNAPVYGHGPSLEDFTRQTPLTVGTPEMVIERTLSFADHVGDYQRQLFLMDHAGLPLEMVLEQVEILGREVVPVLRREFEARRPEGVPSEPPTHASLVAEGPDSPHRKVVTSPVAIAEQEAAAQREEVAAR comes from the coding sequence ATGCAGTTCGGACTCTTCTCCGTCGGCGACGTGACGATGGACCCCACGACTGGTCGCACGCCGAGCGAGGGCGAGCGGATCCACGCGATGACCCAGATCGCGCTCAAGGCCGAGGAGGTCGGGCTCGACGTCTTCGCCACGGGTGAGCACCACAACCCGCCCTTCGTCCCCTCCGCGCCGACGACCCACCTCGCCTACATCGCCGCCAAGACCGAGCGCCTCAAGCTCTCGACCGCGACGACGCTCATCACGACGACCGACCCGGTGCGCATCGCCGAGGACTACGCCTTCCTCCAGCACCTGTCGGGCGGGCGCGTCGACCTGATGATGGGCCGCGGCAACACCGGCCCGGTCTACCCGTGGTTCGGCAAGGACATCCGCCAGGGCATCCCGCTGGCGATCGAGAACTACCACCTGCTCCGCCGCCTGTGGCGCGAGCAGAACGTCACCTGGAAGGGCCAGTTCCGCACGCCGCTGCAGGGTTTCACCGCCACCCCGGCGCCACTGGACGGCGTCGCCCCCTTCGTCTGGCACGGCTCGATCCGGTCCACCGAGATCGCCGAGCAGGCCGCCTTCTACGGCGACGGGTTCTTCCACAACAACATCTTCTGGAACATCGAGCACACCGCCCAGATGGTCGGTCTCTACCGGCAGCGCTTCGAGCACTACGGCCACGGCGACGCCAGCCAGGCGATCGTCGGGCTCGGCGGGCAGGCCTTCATGGCCGACACCGAGGCCGAGGCGAAGCGGGTCTTCCGGCCCTACTTCGACAACGCGCCGGTCTACGGGCACGGGCCCTCGCTCGAGGACTTCACCCGGCAGACGCCGCTGACCGTCGGCACGCCCGAGATGGTCATCGAGCGCACCCTCTCCTTCGCCGACCACGTCGGTGACTACCAGCGCCAGCTCTTCCTCATGGACCACGCCGGCCTGCCGCTCGAGATGGTCCTCGAGCAGGTCGAGATCCTCGGTCGCGAGGTCGTGCCGGTGCTGCGAAGGGAGTTCGAGGCACGTCGTCCCGAGGGCGTGCCGAGCGAGCCGCCGACCCACGCGTCGCTGGTGGCCGAGGGCCCCGACAGCCCGCACCGTAAGGTCGTCACCAGCCCGGTCGCCATCGCCGAGCAGGAGGCGGCGGCGCAGCGCGAGGAGGTCGCCGCCCGATGA
- a CDS encoding 5,10-methylenetetrahydrofolate reductase — MSELPPEESKTPSPGDFPAAVRNPREVLLFGITPPRAETAPERISEIAARTLARVEALPVDALVLYDITDEADRNATPRPFPFASMLDPGDYLDRQLAGWHRPAIVYRAVGKYREEELTEWLAAAPDNVLTVFVGSSSSDAEVRTSLPRALELHREVRPSLPLGGVTIPERHSSRGDEHERLLRKQHGGAGFFISQIVYDIGAAKNLASDYRYAVVEDELDPAPLIFTLSLCGSDKTLSFLEWLGVRVPSWVRNEIVHADDPLKWSRQHALNAARELTDFCRYLGIPFGFNIESVSSRRVEIEAAEELTHEVAALLERD, encoded by the coding sequence ATGAGCGAGCTCCCTCCGGAGGAATCCAAGACCCCCTCCCCCGGCGACTTCCCCGCCGCGGTGCGCAACCCGCGCGAGGTCCTGCTCTTCGGCATCACCCCTCCCCGCGCCGAGACCGCCCCCGAGCGGATCAGCGAGATCGCCGCGCGGACCCTCGCCCGCGTCGAGGCCCTGCCCGTCGACGCCCTCGTCCTCTACGACATCACCGACGAGGCCGACCGCAACGCGACCCCCCGCCCCTTCCCCTTCGCCTCGATGCTCGACCCGGGCGACTACCTCGACCGCCAGCTCGCGGGCTGGCACCGGCCGGCGATCGTCTACCGGGCCGTCGGCAAGTACCGCGAGGAGGAGCTCACGGAGTGGCTCGCCGCCGCACCCGACAACGTCCTCACCGTCTTCGTCGGCAGCTCGAGCAGCGATGCCGAGGTCCGCACGAGCCTGCCGCGGGCGCTGGAGCTGCACCGCGAGGTGCGCCCGAGCCTGCCCCTGGGTGGCGTGACGATCCCCGAGCGCCACTCGAGTCGCGGCGACGAGCACGAGCGCCTCCTGCGCAAGCAGCACGGGGGCGCCGGCTTCTTCATCAGCCAGATCGTCTACGACATCGGCGCGGCCAAGAACCTCGCCTCCGACTACCGCTATGCCGTCGTCGAGGACGAGCTCGACCCGGCGCCGCTGATCTTCACGCTGTCGCTGTGCGGGTCGGACAAGACGCTGAGCTTCCTCGAGTGGCTCGGCGTGCGGGTGCCCAGCTGGGTGCGCAACGAGATCGTCCACGCCGACGACCCGCTGAAGTGGTCGCGGCAGCACGCGCTCAACGCCGCCCGCGAGCTCACCGACTTCTGCCGCTACCTCGGCATCCCCTTCGGCTTCAACATCGAGTCCGTCTCCAGCCGGCGGGTCGAGATCGAGGCCGCCGAGGAGCTGACCCACGAGGTCGCGGCCCTGCTCGAACGGGACTGA
- a CDS encoding SDR family NAD(P)-dependent oxidoreductase — protein MQITDTAAIVTGGASGLGAATAAALAAGGARVFAFDLPAAIEGAPQVDGIEYVAVDVTDPEQVQAAVDTAAGAGVPLRTVVNCAGIGPSMRILGKKGPHDLGLYAKIIQVNLVGSFNVLTLAAEKISQTEALEHGARGVIINTASIAAYDGQVGQAAYSSSKGGIVGLTLPAARDLAQHGIRVMTIAPGIVETPMLATVSEEFREGLAKGVPFPQRLARPDEYAQLALAIVDHDYLNGEVIRMDGSLRMAPR, from the coding sequence GTGCAGATCACCGACACCGCCGCCATCGTCACCGGAGGAGCCTCGGGCCTCGGCGCGGCGACCGCCGCAGCGCTCGCCGCGGGCGGCGCGCGCGTCTTCGCCTTCGACCTGCCGGCCGCCATCGAGGGTGCCCCGCAGGTCGACGGCATCGAGTACGTCGCCGTCGACGTCACCGACCCCGAGCAGGTCCAGGCCGCGGTCGACACCGCCGCCGGCGCCGGCGTCCCGCTGCGCACCGTGGTCAACTGCGCCGGCATCGGCCCGTCGATGCGCATCCTCGGCAAGAAGGGCCCGCACGACCTCGGCCTCTACGCCAAGATCATCCAGGTCAACCTCGTCGGCTCCTTCAACGTGCTGACCCTCGCCGCCGAGAAGATCTCCCAGACCGAGGCCCTCGAGCACGGCGCCCGCGGCGTCATCATCAACACCGCCTCGATCGCCGCCTACGACGGCCAGGTCGGCCAGGCCGCCTACTCCTCGAGCAAGGGCGGCATCGTCGGCCTCACCCTCCCCGCCGCCCGCGACCTCGCCCAGCACGGCATCCGCGTCATGACCATCGCCCCCGGCATCGTCGAGACCCCGATGCTCGCGACCGTCTCCGAGGAGTTCCGCGAGGGCCTGGCGAAGGGAGTTCCCTTCCCGCAGCGCCTCGCCCGCCCCGATGAGTACGCCCAGCTGGCTCTGGCGATCGTCGACCACGACTACCTCAACGGCGAGGTCATCCGCATGGACGGGTCGCTGCGCATGGCCCCTCGCTGA
- a CDS encoding aminoacyl-tRNA deacylase, whose product MDGGTRAARALTDSGIEHTITRHGMVRSLEEAAAARGVEPRDIIKTLVVRRGEGDHLFVLVPGDRQISWPKLRALLSVNRISLPDKEIAREVTGYERGTITPFGSLRALPVIADETVAGRAVSIGAGAHGVAATLDADAMLAHLGAQVADVTDPA is encoded by the coding sequence ATGGACGGCGGCACCCGAGCGGCACGAGCCCTGACCGACAGCGGCATCGAGCACACCATCACCCGGCACGGGATGGTCCGCTCCCTCGAGGAGGCGGCCGCGGCCCGCGGGGTCGAGCCGCGCGACATCATCAAGACCTTGGTCGTGCGAAGGGGGGAGGGTGACCACCTCTTCGTCCTCGTCCCCGGCGACCGCCAGATCTCCTGGCCCAAGCTGCGGGCGCTGCTGTCGGTCAACCGGATCTCGTTGCCGGACAAGGAGATCGCCCGCGAGGTGACCGGCTACGAGCGGGGGACGATCACCCCCTTCGGCTCGCTGCGGGCCCTGCCGGTCATCGCCGACGAGACCGTCGCCGGCCGCGCCGTCTCGATCGGCGCCGGCGCCCACGGCGTCGCCGCCACCCTCGACGCCGACGCCATGCTCGCCCACCTCGGCGCCCAGGTCGCCGACGTCACCGACCCCGCCTGA
- a CDS encoding DUF4395 domain-containing protein: MAFFTFPNPVNDKAARTVATGVVAISALTLVSGWWWLLVPLALGFLGRVLAGPRLSPLGWLAMRVVAPRLGEPVLTPGPPKRFAQGIGLAFSTTAAVLALGLGLQTAAGIVLSVLVVFATLEAALGFCAGCWAFGHLMRLGVIPEETCEACADITRRRPAVEEPVTTA, translated from the coding sequence ATGGCCTTCTTCACCTTCCCCAACCCGGTCAACGACAAGGCGGCGCGCACGGTCGCCACCGGTGTCGTCGCGATCAGCGCGCTGACGCTCGTGAGCGGCTGGTGGTGGCTGCTCGTGCCGCTCGCGCTGGGCTTCCTCGGCCGGGTCCTCGCCGGGCCCCGCCTGAGCCCGCTCGGCTGGCTGGCGATGCGGGTCGTCGCGCCGCGCCTCGGCGAGCCGGTGCTCACCCCGGGGCCGCCGAAGCGCTTCGCCCAGGGGATCGGCCTGGCCTTCTCGACGACCGCAGCTGTCCTCGCCCTCGGTCTCGGCCTGCAGACCGCCGCGGGGATCGTGCTCAGCGTGCTCGTCGTCTTCGCGACCCTCGAGGCGGCGCTCGGCTTCTGCGCCGGCTGCTGGGCCTTCGGTCACCTCATGCGCCTGGGCGTCATCCCCGAGGAGACGTGCGAGGCCTGCGCCGACATCACCCGTCGCCGCCCGGCCGTCGAGGAGCCGGTGACGACGGCCTGA
- a CDS encoding enoyl-CoA hydratase/isomerase family protein: protein MAVVEYTVADGVAHIELNRPESANALDLALGVALREAAERAAEDEGVRAVVLSGAGKRFCGGGDIASFADSQDTAADLYELAVAGDAAVAALEALAKPVAVAVHGAVAGAGLGIMLAGDVVIADEGTKFVVAYPKIGLNPDCGTSTLLPLAMGRQRALAFALRDQPLSADEAREQGLVAEVAADPLARARELAATWAAGPAGAYGQTRRLLRAGSLRSREESGQDEAETIRARAALPETQALFDAFLGR from the coding sequence ATGGCGGTCGTCGAGTACACCGTCGCCGACGGTGTCGCCCACATCGAGCTCAACCGGCCGGAGTCGGCCAATGCCCTCGACCTGGCGCTGGGTGTGGCCCTGCGCGAGGCCGCCGAGCGTGCTGCCGAGGACGAAGGGGTGCGCGCCGTCGTCCTCAGCGGTGCCGGCAAGCGCTTCTGCGGGGGCGGCGACATCGCCTCCTTCGCCGACTCGCAGGACACCGCCGCGGACCTCTACGAGCTCGCCGTCGCCGGGGACGCGGCCGTGGCCGCGCTCGAGGCGCTCGCCAAGCCGGTGGCCGTCGCCGTCCACGGGGCCGTCGCCGGCGCCGGGCTGGGCATCATGCTCGCCGGAGACGTCGTCATCGCGGACGAGGGCACGAAGTTCGTCGTCGCTTACCCCAAGATCGGGCTCAACCCCGACTGCGGCACCTCGACCCTGCTGCCGCTGGCGATGGGCCGGCAGCGGGCGCTCGCCTTCGCGCTGCGCGACCAGCCGCTGTCGGCCGACGAGGCCCGCGAGCAGGGACTGGTCGCCGAGGTCGCCGCCGACCCGCTCGCCCGGGCTCGTGAGCTCGCGGCCACCTGGGCCGCCGGACCGGCCGGCGCCTACGGCCAGACCCGACGCCTGCTGCGGGCTGGCTCCCTTCGCTCTCGTGAGGAGAGCGGTCAGGACGAGGCGGAGACGATCCGCGCCCGGGCCGCGCTGCCCGAGACGCAGGCGCTCTTCGACGCCTTCCTCGGTCGCTGA
- a CDS encoding thiolase family protein, translating to MSTEKIVVVDGARTPTGSFGGMFKDVPGFELGAEASRVALQRAGVAGEDISEVVMGCIGQVGPDAYNARRVAVTAGLPSNVPAYTVNRLCGSGLQAIWSAAMEMRWNDLDFTLAGGDESMTRMPFYDFGARNGYKLGNRQLQDGTVLMLTDPFHDIHMGVTAENVAKKYGVSREEQDEFALESQRRAATPEAQAAFAEEITPFEVGGRKPFTADKDEHPKPDTTLETLAKLRPAFAKDGTVTAGNASGINDGAASVVLGRESAVAERGLTGLVSLEAVATAAMEPELMGYAPTHALRALFEKTGTSPSDIGSIELNEAFASQAVAVIRDTELDPARVNPYGGAIALGHPVGATGAILTLRLAKDMVRRDLELGIVTMCIGGGQALAAMFRRI from the coding sequence ATGAGCACCGAGAAGATCGTCGTCGTCGACGGCGCCCGTACCCCGACCGGAAGCTTCGGCGGGATGTTCAAGGACGTGCCGGGCTTCGAGCTCGGCGCCGAGGCCAGCCGGGTGGCGCTGCAGCGTGCCGGCGTCGCCGGTGAGGACATCTCCGAGGTCGTCATGGGCTGCATCGGCCAGGTCGGCCCCGACGCCTACAACGCGCGTCGCGTCGCCGTGACCGCCGGCCTGCCGAGCAATGTCCCGGCCTACACGGTCAACCGCCTGTGCGGCTCGGGCCTGCAGGCGATCTGGTCCGCCGCGATGGAGATGCGGTGGAACGACCTCGACTTCACCCTCGCCGGCGGCGACGAGTCGATGACCCGGATGCCCTTCTACGACTTCGGCGCCCGCAACGGCTACAAGCTCGGCAACCGCCAGCTGCAGGACGGCACCGTCCTCATGCTCACCGACCCCTTCCACGACATCCACATGGGCGTCACGGCGGAAAACGTCGCGAAGAAGTACGGCGTCTCGCGCGAGGAGCAGGACGAGTTCGCCCTCGAGTCGCAGCGCCGCGCCGCGACCCCCGAGGCGCAGGCCGCCTTCGCCGAGGAGATCACCCCCTTCGAGGTCGGGGGCCGCAAGCCCTTCACCGCCGACAAGGACGAGCACCCCAAGCCCGACACCACCCTCGAGACGCTCGCCAAGCTGCGCCCGGCCTTCGCCAAGGACGGCACGGTCACCGCCGGCAATGCCTCGGGCATCAACGACGGCGCCGCCTCGGTCGTCCTCGGCCGCGAGTCCGCCGTCGCCGAGCGCGGCCTCACCGGTCTCGTCAGCCTCGAGGCCGTCGCCACCGCCGCGATGGAGCCGGAGCTCATGGGCTACGCGCCGACCCACGCGCTGCGGGCGCTCTTCGAGAAGACGGGGACCTCCCCTTCGGACATCGGCTCCATCGAGCTCAACGAGGCCTTCGCCTCGCAGGCCGTCGCCGTCATCCGCGACACCGAGCTCGACCCCGCGCGGGTCAACCCCTATGGCGGCGCCATCGCCCTGGGTCACCCGGTGGGCGCGACCGGCGCGATCCTCACCCTGCGCCTGGCCAAGGACATGGTCCGCCGCGACCTCGAGCTCGGCATCGTCACGATGTGCATCGGGGGCGGCCAGGCGCTCGCCGCGATGTTCCGGCGGATCTGA
- a CDS encoding SDR family oxidoreductase, whose amino-acid sequence MRRRSLETALTGATGRIGGRVADRLATKGVPLRLLVRDPDRAPDLPGATPVVAPFADGDAVRAALEGVETAFMVSASEAADRAQQHVTFVEAAAAAGVRHLVYLSFQGASPESTFTFARDHAVTEEAIRASRMSWTFLRDSFYADFMPGLVGDDGIIRGPGGDGRVAVVAQDDIADAAAAVLLDPAAHAGRTYTLTGPAALSFTEIAAIVGEASGREVRYVDETLDEARASRAGYGAPDWEVAGWISTYTAVAAGEHAEVTGDVEALTGHPATSLREVLAPEG is encoded by the coding sequence GTGCGACGAAGGAGCCTCGAAACCGCCCTCACCGGGGCGACCGGTCGCATCGGTGGCCGCGTGGCCGACCGCCTCGCGACGAAGGGGGTCCCCCTTCGCCTCCTCGTCCGCGACCCCGACCGGGCACCGGACCTGCCGGGGGCGACGCCGGTCGTGGCCCCCTTCGCCGATGGTGATGCGGTCCGCGCGGCCCTCGAGGGGGTCGAGACGGCCTTCATGGTCTCGGCCTCGGAGGCGGCCGACCGGGCCCAGCAGCACGTGACCTTCGTCGAGGCGGCCGCGGCCGCCGGGGTGCGACACCTGGTCTACCTGTCCTTCCAGGGGGCGAGCCCGGAGTCGACCTTCACCTTCGCCCGCGACCACGCGGTGACCGAGGAGGCGATCCGCGCCTCGAGGATGTCGTGGACCTTCCTGCGGGACAGCTTCTACGCCGACTTCATGCCCGGGCTCGTCGGTGACGACGGGATCATCCGCGGCCCGGGAGGTGACGGTCGGGTCGCCGTCGTCGCCCAGGACGACATCGCCGACGCGGCTGCCGCAGTGCTCCTCGACCCGGCAGCACATGCAGGGCGCACCTACACGCTGACCGGACCGGCAGCCTTGTCCTTCACCGAGATCGCGGCGATCGTCGGCGAGGCGAGCGGGCGCGAAGTGCGCTATGTCGACGAGACGCTCGACGAGGCTCGGGCCTCACGTGCCGGCTACGGCGCTCCCGACTGGGAGGTCGCCGGCTGGATCTCGACCTACACCGCGGTCGCGGCTGGCGAGCACGCGGAGGTGACGGGCGACGTCGAGGCGCTCACGGGTCACCCGGCGACGTCGCTGCGCGAGGTGCTCGCCCCCGAGGGTTGA
- a CDS encoding GyrI-like domain-containing protein: protein MSQPSYFAPPHTDVTYLSSPHVPTVVRLAKDVAPDGMPAIFDETFSALVPALAEQGIEIAGPAFSLHHRMPGATMTFEVGMPVAAPLDGELEAGGITFVPSQLPAAEVATISHLGGYDGLGGAWGDLMQRVAADGRQPGLPFWEVYVTEPSPDMDPSTLRTDLVVPYGA from the coding sequence ATGAGCCAGCCGAGCTACTTCGCCCCGCCGCACACCGACGTCACCTATCTGTCGAGCCCGCACGTGCCGACCGTCGTCCGTCTGGCCAAGGACGTCGCGCCCGACGGGATGCCGGCGATCTTCGACGAGACCTTCAGCGCCCTCGTGCCGGCCCTGGCCGAGCAAGGCATCGAGATCGCCGGCCCGGCCTTCTCGCTGCACCACCGCATGCCGGGCGCGACGATGACCTTCGAGGTCGGCATGCCCGTGGCCGCGCCGCTCGACGGGGAGCTCGAGGCGGGCGGCATCACCTTCGTCCCGTCACAGCTGCCGGCGGCCGAGGTCGCGACGATCTCGCACCTCGGCGGCTACGACGGGCTCGGCGGGGCGTGGGGCGATCTCATGCAGCGGGTCGCCGCCGACGGTCGTCAGCCGGGGCTGCCCTTCTGGGAGGTCTACGTCACCGAGCCCTCGCCCGACATGGACCCGAGCACGCTGCGCACCGACCTGGTGGTTCCCTACGGGGCCTGA
- a CDS encoding GNAT family N-acetyltransferase — MTDLTFRPLRPEEDAALVHGWVTQPRGRFWGMTDKSVEEVRDIYAFVDSLEAHWAWIGESDGRAVALVQTYEPEHDPVAEAYAVQPGDVGAHVFVAPGEDAATVGVGIYRWLFADPAVQRLVGEPDASNRAVLLRAQQIGFELGERVRVGDKDARMVYLTRERFESLVGV, encoded by the coding sequence ATGACCGACCTGACCTTCCGCCCCCTTCGCCCCGAGGAGGACGCGGCGCTGGTCCACGGCTGGGTCACCCAGCCACGCGGACGCTTCTGGGGCATGACCGACAAGAGCGTCGAGGAGGTGCGCGACATCTACGCCTTCGTCGACTCGCTCGAGGCGCACTGGGCGTGGATCGGCGAGAGCGACGGGCGGGCGGTGGCGCTGGTGCAGACCTATGAGCCCGAGCACGACCCGGTCGCCGAGGCCTACGCCGTGCAGCCGGGGGACGTGGGTGCGCACGTCTTCGTCGCCCCGGGCGAGGACGCGGCGACGGTCGGCGTGGGGATCTACCGGTGGCTCTTCGCCGACCCCGCGGTGCAGCGACTCGTCGGCGAGCCGGACGCCTCCAACCGCGCGGTCCTCCTCCGCGCGCAGCAGATCGGCTTCGAGCTCGGCGAGCGGGTGCGCGTCGGCGACAAGGACGCTCGCATGGTCTACCTGACCCGTGAGCGCTTCGAGTCGCTCGTAGGGGTCTGA